From the genome of Thermococcus chitonophagus, one region includes:
- a CDS encoding ATP-binding protein yields MRIIPRRIEISKLKTPGWKMLYGRRKTGKTFLVEHFLQYDEFFFVGRDGAVYDRNRNGKMSYREFFAIFPRLLNGVVVVDEFHRLPEEFLDLLHMNSGKGELILITSTLWLAKKILLGKGSPLLGIVRPIKISLIDERDILIGLSKNLSEKELIEAATYLREPLLISYYTPPVRKFLSEFLHDSSLMIKELIGEIFTEEERRLTSVYEGILKGVSDGKTTSTELSSYLFSLGLIEKDNPGTLQKYLGTLTEMGILKKVEVVGKRRKKFHYYHVSPLFDLHYYLESKYAYTELDIPEEYIRKVVEEKLPLHVEDFIAELFSKLYGMKRLYIELPNLQLDVALGSFRRIEIVGEVKWKEFVGKDEIKKIEEKLNRINARRFLVVPGLDSLEKEPEGVEVLTPKDILMTVIEDEGSRYGL; encoded by the coding sequence ATGAGAATAATTCCCAGAAGAATAGAAATTTCGAAGCTGAAAACGCCAGGGTGGAAGATGCTCTATGGAAGAAGGAAAACTGGAAAGACTTTTTTAGTTGAGCATTTCCTTCAATATGATGAGTTTTTCTTCGTTGGTAGGGATGGGGCTGTATACGATAGAAACAGAAATGGAAAAATGAGTTACAGAGAGTTCTTTGCTATTTTTCCAAGATTGCTTAATGGTGTAGTTGTAGTTGATGAATTTCACAGATTGCCAGAGGAGTTCTTAGATTTACTTCACATGAACTCGGGGAAGGGAGAACTTATCCTTATAACCTCCACACTCTGGCTTGCCAAAAAGATCCTATTAGGGAAGGGAAGTCCCCTCCTTGGGATAGTAAGGCCAATAAAGATAAGTCTAATTGACGAGAGGGACATCCTAATAGGCCTTTCCAAGAACCTCTCCGAGAAGGAACTTATCGAAGCGGCAACTTACCTGCGTGAGCCCCTTTTAATCTCATACTACACTCCGCCAGTGAGGAAATTTCTCTCTGAATTCCTCCATGATTCGTCTCTTATGATAAAGGAGCTTATTGGAGAGATATTCACAGAAGAAGAAAGGAGACTGACTTCAGTGTATGAGGGAATATTAAAAGGTGTATCAGATGGAAAAACGACAAGTACCGAGCTTTCGTCTTATCTCTTTTCACTCGGCCTAATAGAGAAGGATAATCCTGGGACCTTGCAGAAGTACCTTGGGACACTAACTGAAATGGGCATCTTAAAGAAAGTCGAGGTGGTAGGTAAAAGGAGAAAGAAGTTCCACTACTACCATGTTTCGCCCCTTTTTGATCTCCACTACTACTTAGAGTCCAAGTATGCCTATACAGAGCTGGATATTCCTGAAGAATATATAAGAAAAGTCGTTGAGGAAAAATTGCCCCTTCACGTTGAGGACTTCATAGCGGAGCTGTTTTCAAAGCTCTATGGCATGAAAAGACTCTATATAGAACTTCCCAATCTTCAGCTTGACGTTGCCCTAGGATCTTTTAGGAGAATTGAAATTGTTGGTGAAGTTAAGTGGAAAGAGTTTGTCGGGAAGGATGAGATTAAGAAAATAGAGGAGAAGCTGAACCGAATTAATGCTAGGAGGTTTTTAGTAGTCCCAGGTTTAGACTCACTAGAGAAAGAGCCGGAGGGAGTTGAGGTTTTAACCCCTAAGGATATACTCATGACGGTGATCGAAGATGAAGGTTCTCGTTACGGGCTTTGA
- the pcp gene encoding pyroglutamyl-peptidase I, with protein MKVLVTGFEPFGNEKVNPSWEAVKLLPDEIEGVTVVKRLLPVTFNGVRRILPELILKEKPNVVISTGLAGGRPTITVERVAINIMDSTMPDNEGYKPEDEPIFEDAPTAYFSTLPIKKIVRALRENGIPALVSNTAGTYVCNTAMFTALHTIAKHGLNAKAGFIHVPYSHKQALDKPRPSMALETIAKAIEIAIKVSL; from the coding sequence ATGAAGGTTCTCGTTACGGGCTTTGAGCCCTTTGGGAATGAAAAGGTTAACCCTTCGTGGGAGGCGGTAAAACTGCTTCCCGATGAGATAGAGGGAGTTACCGTGGTAAAGAGGCTCCTCCCCGTTACATTCAATGGAGTTCGCAGGATTCTGCCAGAGCTGATACTGAAGGAGAAGCCCAATGTTGTAATCTCCACGGGACTTGCCGGTGGAAGACCAACGATAACAGTTGAGAGGGTTGCAATTAACATTATGGACTCGACGATGCCGGACAATGAAGGATACAAGCCGGAAGATGAACCGATATTTGAGGATGCTCCCACAGCTTACTTTTCGACTCTGCCGATAAAGAAGATAGTTCGGGCGTTAAGGGAGAACGGAATCCCCGCTTTAGTCTCCAACACCGCCGGAACCTACGTGTGCAATACGGCAATGTTCACGGCTTTGCACACGATAGCAAAGCACGGGCTTAATGCCAAAGCCGGTTTCATTCACGTTCCCTACAGCCACAAGCAGGCTCTAGATAAGCCAAGACCTTCAATGGCCCTCGAGACAATAGCGAAGGCTATTGAGATAGCCATAAAGGTTAGCCTTTGA
- a CDS encoding TIGR04140 family protein, translating into MKRIIETVLSIEELEEIKEKVRVDVEIILVGRREGKIPLNVILIKGSDEEVRKFLERLKLARAGG; encoded by the coding sequence ATGAAGAGGATTATTGAAACTGTTCTTTCCATAGAGGAGCTTGAGGAGATAAAGGAAAAAGTGAGAGTAGATGTTGAGATTATTCTGGTAGGAAGAAGGGAAGGCAAGATACCGCTGAACGTCATTCTAATAAAAGGGAGCGACGAGGAAGTGAGAAAATTTTTGGAGAGGTTGAAGCTCGCGAGAGCAGGCGGATAA
- a CDS encoding TIGR00269 family protein, with amino-acid sequence MKCSKCGREAVYFARYEGRYYCHKHFNELVEGKVKRTIRKYRMIRRGERIGVAVSGGKDSVVLLHLLAKLRKKFPFEIVAITIDEGIKGYRDKSVEVAKRNAELLGVEHHIYRFKDYIGFTLDETVEIMGARGERLGACSYCGVWRRWLLNKAAEELKVDKLALGLNLDDEVQVFLMNLMRGDVARLGRTGPYYEVIHEGLVPRIKPLREVPEKEIVLYAVLNNIEVDLSECPYAVEAFRAEIRDWLNEMEEKHPGTKYQLLRSYDKIFPLLAKTYAKEVKLNRCKFCGQPTSGEICKACQFRLQVNEKAKLKFSLSDKNEEDY; translated from the coding sequence ATGAAATGCTCAAAGTGCGGCAGAGAGGCAGTGTACTTCGCGAGGTACGAGGGGAGATATTACTGCCACAAGCACTTCAACGAGCTAGTCGAGGGTAAAGTAAAGAGGACGATAAGGAAGTACAGGATGATCAGGAGGGGAGAGAGGATTGGAGTTGCAGTGAGCGGGGGCAAAGACAGCGTTGTTCTCCTCCACCTGCTGGCCAAGCTTAGAAAAAAGTTCCCCTTTGAGATAGTCGCAATAACGATAGATGAAGGAATAAAGGGATACAGGGACAAGAGCGTTGAAGTTGCGAAAAGGAATGCTGAGCTTTTGGGTGTTGAGCACCACATATACAGGTTCAAGGACTACATAGGGTTCACCCTTGATGAAACAGTGGAAATAATGGGAGCGAGAGGAGAGAGGCTTGGTGCCTGCTCATACTGTGGCGTCTGGAGGAGATGGCTCTTAAACAAGGCCGCAGAAGAACTTAAAGTGGACAAACTCGCCCTAGGATTGAACCTTGACGATGAAGTTCAGGTTTTCCTAATGAATTTAATGAGAGGAGATGTCGCGAGACTCGGGAGGACTGGACCGTACTACGAGGTAATCCACGAAGGTTTAGTCCCCAGGATAAAGCCCCTGAGGGAAGTTCCAGAGAAGGAGATAGTGCTCTATGCAGTTTTAAACAACATTGAGGTTGATCTCAGCGAGTGCCCATATGCAGTTGAAGCCTTCAGAGCGGAAATAAGGGACTGGCTTAATGAGATGGAAGAAAAACACCCAGGAACCAAGTACCAGCTGTTGAGGAGCTACGACAAGATATTCCCCCTCTTAGCAAAGACTTACGCAAAGGAGGTAAAGCTGAATCGCTGTAAGTTCTGTGGACAGCCGACAAGCGGAGAAATATGTAAGGCCTGCCAGTTCAGACTGCAGGTTAACGAGAAGGCTAAGCTCAAATTCAGCCTGAGTGATAAAAATGAAGAGGATTATTGA
- a CDS encoding TrkA C-terminal domain-containing protein, whose amino-acid sequence MIPIITFLLVVLVSAIIVRIGAVALEMTGLSRDVAAFQAQSAFSGVGFTTSESEYVVSHPVRRRIIRILMLLGSAGITSAIATLVLSFTGITREQAGYRIIVLILGLFALYLFFRSKYIERLMRRAIRRILKKFAPSLRVLDYSQLLGITRGYSIAQIKVKKTSWLANRSLKELQLDKEGVLVLGIYRKVDGREVYLGAPHGDTIILPGDIVVLYGPEEVLASLSKRMRGTKGEKEHEEAVKMAEVRRMQEEKEAGVSV is encoded by the coding sequence ATGATCCCGATAATCACCTTCCTCCTGGTTGTACTCGTATCGGCGATAATAGTTAGGATAGGGGCTGTAGCATTGGAAATGACTGGATTATCAAGGGATGTGGCCGCCTTTCAGGCTCAGTCCGCTTTCTCAGGTGTTGGATTCACGACGAGTGAAAGTGAATACGTTGTTTCTCACCCCGTTAGAAGGAGGATAATAAGGATACTCATGCTCTTGGGAAGTGCTGGGATTACATCAGCTATAGCCACGCTCGTCCTCAGCTTTACTGGGATCACTAGAGAGCAGGCAGGTTATAGGATAATAGTCTTGATCCTGGGCCTCTTTGCCTTGTACTTGTTTTTCCGCTCCAAGTATATTGAGAGGTTAATGAGGAGAGCAATAAGGAGAATTCTTAAGAAGTTTGCGCCTTCGCTTAGGGTTCTCGATTATTCCCAGCTCCTGGGTATAACTAGGGGTTACTCTATAGCTCAGATAAAGGTTAAAAAGACAAGCTGGCTTGCGAATAGATCGCTAAAGGAACTTCAGCTTGACAAGGAGGGGGTACTCGTCTTAGGGATATATAGGAAGGTGGATGGAAGGGAGGTCTATCTAGGTGCTCCCCATGGTGATACAATAATCCTCCCAGGGGATATTGTGGTTCTCTACGGCCCAGAGGAAGTCCTTGCCTCCCTATCTAAGAGGATGAGAGGGACTAAGGGAGAGAAAGAGCACGAAGAGGCAGTTAAGATGGCAGAAGTCAGGAGGATGCAGGAGGAGAAGGAGGCTGGGGTAAGTGTGTGA
- a CDS encoding potassium channel family protein gives MCEYVYSSGKKCRRKPLKGSKYCSLHIPFEEGELLYGEKIKEIKRRAFERSLERGVRHFEGVQLYDIVIIEKELKEALIFRNSKIKRLVIGKSKLKNLTLINSEVDSLIIVESTIDLLYVTGVNSYGISVCSVDFKSSILIRNSSVKYVMINSTEFRPEEVTAEEEFGEAGRMAGRIEISNLEGVRRIAINSKYPLIERLSKELGVEFNVVKRPVRAHTLYLGGIKFDESPRFKRQVRIYVNRFSGQLLVENVSVPGHVEIVNSKVRYPEFVHVTIYNNIVLRNSKLYSDENWNLAYLPNLLAELEVYGFIVIENCHFNNPYLAEVFYRIARTTWEKSGDKEKADEYYYLEMLARRKRVLQYYRKGPKTLRRTFRLLEVLFEFFFADLTCKYGTDWKRPVFLWLALVIFGFPVLYALTSSVTPVNSGFDYIYFSIVTATTLGYGDLHPVGLGKVIASVEAIFGMFMWAVFLTVFARKYMR, from the coding sequence GTGTGTGAGTACGTTTATTCCAGCGGCAAGAAGTGCAGGAGGAAGCCCCTTAAGGGTTCGAAGTACTGCTCACTGCACATTCCTTTTGAGGAGGGTGAACTGCTCTACGGCGAGAAGATTAAAGAGATAAAGAGAAGGGCATTTGAGAGGTCACTTGAGAGGGGAGTTAGGCACTTCGAGGGCGTTCAGCTGTACGACATTGTTATCATAGAGAAGGAGCTCAAAGAAGCTCTCATATTCAGAAACTCTAAGATAAAAAGACTCGTAATAGGAAAGTCAAAACTAAAGAACCTCACGCTTATAAACTCTGAAGTTGATTCCCTTATCATCGTGGAGTCCACTATAGATCTCCTCTATGTTACCGGAGTTAACAGTTATGGAATTAGTGTATGCTCTGTAGACTTTAAGTCGTCCATATTGATTAGAAATTCTTCAGTCAAGTACGTCATGATAAACTCAACGGAGTTCAGACCGGAGGAGGTTACTGCTGAGGAAGAGTTCGGTGAAGCTGGGAGGATGGCGGGAAGAATAGAGATTTCGAACCTTGAAGGCGTTAGAAGGATAGCAATAAACTCGAAATATCCTCTAATAGAGAGGCTAAGTAAAGAGCTTGGAGTTGAATTTAACGTAGTTAAGAGACCTGTGAGGGCTCATACCCTCTACCTTGGAGGAATTAAATTCGACGAGAGTCCCAGGTTCAAAAGGCAAGTTAGGATATACGTTAACCGCTTTTCTGGGCAGTTGCTCGTGGAGAATGTTTCGGTTCCTGGGCACGTTGAGATTGTGAACAGCAAAGTTAGATACCCAGAGTTTGTTCATGTCACAATATACAATAATATCGTACTTAGGAATTCCAAGCTCTATAGTGATGAGAACTGGAATTTAGCTTACCTTCCAAACTTACTGGCCGAGCTTGAGGTTTACGGGTTTATTGTTATAGAGAACTGCCACTTCAACAATCCCTACCTTGCTGAAGTATTCTATAGGATAGCCAGAACGACATGGGAGAAAAGTGGAGATAAAGAGAAGGCTGATGAATACTACTACTTAGAAATGCTTGCTAGGAGAAAGAGAGTTCTTCAGTACTATAGAAAGGGTCCCAAGACATTAAGGAGAACCTTCAGGCTCCTTGAGGTTCTCTTTGAGTTCTTCTTTGCAGATCTAACGTGCAAGTATGGAACCGACTGGAAGAGACCAGTCTTTCTCTGGCTTGCCTTAGTTATATTTGGTTTTCCAGTGCTTTATGCACTAACGAGCTCAGTAACTCCAGTAAATTCAGGGTTTGACTATATATACTTCAGCATAGTCACGGCAACAACTCTTGGTTATGGAGATCTCCACCCAGTAGGGTTAGGTAAGGTTATAGCATCTGTAGAGGCCATATTTGGAATGTTCATGTGGGCAGTCTTCCTTACCGTCTTCGCGAGAAAGTACATGAGGTGA
- a CDS encoding ATP-NAD kinase family protein, with the protein MIGFIVNPIAGMGGRVALKGTDGVLEEAIKRGAKPVTPDLARLFLKELRHYDMNVEFLTGPGPLGEDYLKEFEFKHEVIAHRDVGFREIHGVKVPDTTSEDTKRLAKEMIDKVDLIVFAGGDGTARDIAEVVDLKVPILGIPSGVKMFSGVFATSPEDAARVLVEFLRGKARIERRPVMDLDEDAYRRDEIRARKFYEVLTPVVETLVQGSKEAVRADEEEDLNALAEAVAEEILENDGIYFLGAGSTIKKIKDKLGIDGTLLGVDVIRVRNGEAELLVKDATEGDLLSFIKEKPKVVVTVIGGLNFLFGRGNQQFSPKVLRAIDKDDLIVVATPSKISSGIIRVYTGDKEVDEKFRGYLKVKISPWMEKLVKVI; encoded by the coding sequence ATGATAGGCTTCATAGTTAATCCAATAGCGGGAATGGGTGGGAGAGTTGCCCTTAAAGGTACTGACGGTGTTCTTGAGGAGGCAATAAAGAGGGGGGCTAAACCAGTAACCCCCGATCTTGCTAGGCTTTTTCTCAAGGAACTTAGGCACTACGACATGAACGTTGAATTTTTAACGGGCCCAGGACCTTTGGGGGAGGATTATCTGAAGGAGTTCGAGTTTAAGCATGAGGTAATTGCTCATAGAGATGTTGGCTTTAGGGAGATTCATGGGGTTAAGGTTCCAGACACTACATCGGAGGACACCAAGAGGCTTGCTAAGGAGATGATTGATAAAGTTGACCTGATAGTGTTTGCAGGTGGTGATGGAACGGCAAGGGACATAGCTGAGGTCGTGGATCTCAAGGTTCCAATACTGGGCATTCCTAGTGGTGTGAAGATGTTCTCTGGTGTCTTTGCAACTTCCCCTGAGGATGCGGCAAGGGTTCTTGTTGAGTTTCTTAGAGGTAAAGCTCGTATTGAGAGAAGACCAGTCATGGATCTTGATGAAGACGCGTACAGAAGGGATGAAATTAGGGCAAGGAAATTTTACGAGGTTCTAACTCCAGTCGTTGAGACCTTGGTTCAGGGTAGCAAGGAAGCCGTTAGAGCTGATGAGGAAGAGGATCTGAATGCTCTGGCGGAAGCCGTCGCTGAGGAGATACTTGAGAATGATGGAATTTACTTCCTGGGGGCTGGTTCAACGATAAAGAAGATTAAGGACAAGCTCGGGATAGATGGAACACTTCTCGGCGTTGATGTCATCAGGGTTAGGAATGGAGAAGCTGAGTTGCTGGTGAAAGATGCCACTGAAGGAGATCTCCTCTCCTTCATAAAAGAAAAGCCCAAGGTAGTTGTAACGGTTATAGGCGGCCTCAACTTCCTCTTTGGTAGGGGTAACCAGCAGTTCTCCCCCAAGGTACTCAGGGCGATAGATAAGGATGACCTGATAGTTGTTGCTACTCCCTCGAAGATAAGTTCCGGTATCATAAGAGTTTATACGGGAGACAAGGAGGTTGACGAAAAATTCAGAGGATACCTCAAGGTTAAAATCTCTCCATGGATGGAGAAGCTTGTTAAAGTAATTTAG
- a CDS encoding cell wall-binding repeat-containing protein: MSQVSAETQSLVILVSDNEADLTLAQNVAKLLNATVVVTKWGIFNESVISQIVDLSPDMVLIIGGPLAVVSVYEDELENLGINVTRIGGQDRVETNQALIEFLMENYPELLSNVTAAIAYGWDYAAMLQLRNQSCVIPILVKNATVNETIVKHFKKVELVQSRFSERIMERVREKLGGEVKEVVANITAEEAEKAIEVAQEKVQLAESVLANITNPSAERLVELAKEKLDLAKKAYDEGKYGEAFGLAVASRRLAEVVISYSTKEFERSMKMNHTMQLELRIRVLERVMLRLEAGGANVSTEKGLLEQAKVALKNGEVEKAKMLIEEIEKELRIKVKEKRISKEKEKVAKKVGGR; encoded by the coding sequence ATGAGCCAGGTGAGTGCTGAGACCCAGAGCCTCGTTATACTAGTGAGCGACAATGAGGCTGATTTAACCTTGGCTCAGAACGTGGCCAAGTTGCTGAACGCCACTGTCGTTGTGACTAAGTGGGGCATCTTCAACGAGTCAGTGATATCCCAAATAGTTGACCTTAGCCCGGACATGGTTCTCATAATAGGTGGTCCACTTGCGGTAGTTTCAGTGTACGAAGATGAGCTTGAGAACCTCGGGATCAACGTTACAAGAATCGGCGGGCAGGATAGGGTTGAGACAAACCAAGCCCTAATTGAGTTCCTGATGGAGAACTACCCCGAGTTACTCAGCAACGTCACGGCTGCTATAGCCTATGGCTGGGACTATGCGGCAATGCTACAGCTTAGAAACCAGAGTTGCGTAATTCCAATCCTTGTGAAGAATGCCACTGTAAATGAGACTATAGTAAAGCACTTCAAGAAAGTGGAGCTTGTTCAGAGCAGGTTCAGCGAGAGGATAATGGAAAGGGTTAGGGAAAAGCTTGGTGGAGAAGTAAAGGAAGTTGTAGCAAACATTACGGCTGAAGAGGCTGAGAAGGCCATAGAGGTAGCCCAGGAGAAGGTTCAGTTAGCCGAGAGCGTTCTAGCTAACATTACAAACCCAAGTGCAGAGAGGCTAGTGGAGTTAGCTAAGGAGAAGCTTGACCTAGCGAAAAAGGCCTATGATGAAGGTAAATATGGGGAGGCATTTGGTCTGGCAGTGGCTTCGAGGAGGCTTGCCGAGGTCGTGATCAGCTATTCGACTAAGGAATTCGAGAGAAGCATGAAGATGAACCACACGATGCAACTTGAGCTTAGGATAAGGGTGCTTGAGAGGGTAATGCTCAGGCTCGAAGCTGGTGGGGCCAATGTATCAACAGAGAAAGGCCTGCTCGAGCAGGCAAAGGTAGCACTTAAAAACGGAGAAGTTGAGAAGGCCAAAATGCTCATCGAAGAAATCGAAAAGGAATTGAGGATAAAGGTCAAGGAGAAAAGAATATCCAAGGAGAAAGAGAAAGTTGCAAAGAAAGTGGGAGGGAGGTGA
- a CDS encoding cell wall-binding repeat-containing protein, with the protein MRHFLTLSLILVVVFSVLPATHAQIQDIAILVSDNEADLTIAERVSELLHARLIVTPWGVYDPNVSVEVIDYNPTLVIIIGGPIAVVERYEQDLQSFGISYTRLYGQTRVETAIKVIEFIQKDYPDLLKNSKFFAVYGWDLASITKLREIMESDKEVIPIFVGPNSTSVPVNVTAVIVSDESENILKKIHLRNAKVIRVRMSELTVLQILERANTTLLRAKSLAETSEDQRMLHSAEDLLLSAEHAYKSGDYEKAYRLATRAMTIAQVVIAGEGTKKELPVTMRIEMQLKLMSLLMDKLEARGEDVSQARYYLELAKRALETGRVGDAMIYLEKARDAVKAKIRGRKPESIPVSRPEKGRGGKP; encoded by the coding sequence ATGAGACATTTCCTCACCCTCTCTTTAATTCTTGTAGTCGTTTTCTCTGTGTTACCTGCTACTCATGCTCAGATTCAGGATATTGCAATCTTAGTGAGCGATAACGAGGCTGATTTGACTATTGCCGAGAGAGTAAGTGAACTCCTTCACGCAAGGCTAATAGTGACGCCTTGGGGAGTTTATGATCCGAACGTTAGTGTTGAGGTCATAGACTATAATCCCACTCTTGTGATAATAATTGGTGGCCCAATTGCCGTAGTTGAGAGATACGAACAGGATCTCCAATCCTTTGGGATATCCTATACTAGGCTGTATGGCCAGACTAGAGTCGAAACGGCTATAAAAGTCATAGAATTTATACAAAAAGATTATCCGGACCTGCTTAAGAATTCTAAGTTTTTTGCTGTTTATGGATGGGATCTTGCCAGCATTACAAAACTTAGGGAAATAATGGAGAGCGACAAAGAAGTAATTCCGATTTTTGTTGGACCAAATTCAACGAGTGTTCCAGTAAACGTTACAGCCGTGATCGTAAGTGATGAATCAGAGAACATCCTGAAGAAAATCCATCTCAGAAATGCAAAGGTAATTAGAGTCCGCATGAGCGAGCTCACTGTCTTACAAATCTTGGAGAGGGCAAACACAACGTTACTAAGAGCGAAAAGTCTCGCTGAAACTAGTGAAGATCAGAGAATGCTACATTCAGCTGAAGATCTTTTGCTGAGTGCGGAGCATGCATATAAGTCTGGAGATTATGAAAAGGCCTATAGGTTGGCTACTAGGGCAATGACGATTGCTCAAGTGGTAATAGCTGGAGAGGGCACCAAAAAAGAACTTCCTGTTACAATGAGAATTGAGATGCAGCTAAAGCTAATGTCACTGCTAATGGATAAGCTTGAGGCTAGGGGTGAAGATGTCTCTCAGGCGAGGTACTATCTGGAGCTTGCGAAAAGGGCTTTAGAGACTGGTAGGGTTGGAGATGCTATGATATATCTTGAAAAGGCTAGGGATGCTGTAAAGGCTAAGATACGGGGCAGAAAGCCAGAAAGCATTCCGGTTAGCAGGCCTGAGAAGGGTAGAGGAGGTAAGCCCTGA
- a CDS encoding OBG GTPase family GTP-binding protein gives MPTNVTAEYLAAEEEYRNAKTIPEKIRALEKMYALVPKHKGTEKLRLQIKRKLAELRKELEKQRQQRKGGGYSLAVKKEGAAQIVLVGLPNVGKSELLRALTGVDVESADYPFTTTEPIPAMMNYKDVQIQLVEVPGLLEGAALGKGMGPQLLAVIRNADAIAIVVDLSEDPIKQMEILLREFERAGIKVNKRRPRVEIRKTPSGGIVINGAENIKGDINEVMKMLREEKIHSAEITVKEPVTLEEFADALDDSLVWRKAIIIANKGDAPGSKENYEKLVRAYGEKFKIVPVSAKKRINLEAVKEALYDVADIIRVFTKSPGEEPAYPPIALKKGSTVLDVAERIHKDLVKNFRYARVWGKSVKFPGQRVGPDHVLEDGDIVEIHAR, from the coding sequence ATGCCAACGAACGTTACGGCAGAGTATCTAGCGGCCGAAGAGGAGTATAGGAATGCCAAGACTATTCCAGAAAAGATCAGGGCACTTGAGAAGATGTACGCTTTAGTTCCGAAACACAAGGGAACTGAAAAGCTTAGACTGCAGATAAAGAGAAAGTTGGCAGAGCTTAGGAAGGAACTGGAGAAGCAGAGACAGCAAAGAAAGGGCGGGGGTTATTCTCTAGCTGTAAAGAAGGAGGGAGCCGCTCAGATAGTCCTTGTCGGCCTGCCCAACGTTGGAAAGTCTGAACTACTGAGGGCATTAACGGGAGTAGATGTTGAGAGTGCAGATTATCCCTTTACAACCACGGAGCCAATTCCAGCAATGATGAACTATAAGGACGTACAGATACAGCTTGTAGAAGTTCCTGGGCTATTGGAGGGAGCGGCATTAGGGAAGGGAATGGGACCACAACTCTTAGCCGTAATAAGAAACGCAGATGCTATAGCTATAGTCGTAGATTTAAGCGAAGATCCAATTAAGCAGATGGAAATCTTGCTCAGAGAATTCGAGAGAGCCGGAATCAAGGTTAACAAGAGAAGACCAAGAGTAGAAATTAGAAAAACGCCAAGTGGAGGAATAGTGATCAACGGGGCGGAAAACATTAAGGGTGACATCAATGAAGTCATGAAGATGCTGAGAGAAGAGAAGATACACTCAGCGGAGATTACGGTTAAAGAACCCGTGACTCTTGAGGAATTCGCCGATGCCCTTGATGACAGCTTAGTTTGGAGGAAGGCTATAATTATAGCCAACAAGGGAGATGCCCCAGGAAGTAAAGAGAACTATGAAAAGCTCGTGAGAGCCTATGGGGAGAAGTTCAAGATAGTTCCCGTCTCGGCCAAGAAGAGGATAAACCTAGAGGCTGTTAAGGAAGCACTGTATGATGTCGCAGATATAATAAGGGTGTTCACGAAGAGCCCAGGGGAAGAGCCCGCTTATCCGCCCATAGCGCTGAAAAAGGGGTCAACGGTTCTTGATGTTGCTGAGAGAATTCATAAAGACCTTGTAAAGAACTTCAGGTATGCAAGGGTCTGGGGAAAAAGTGTAAAGTTTCCGGGCCAGAGAGTGGGCCCGGATCATGTTTTAGAGGATGGGGATATTGTAGAGATCCATGCAAGGTAA
- a CDS encoding metal-dependent hydrolase — translation MVKVKFLGHAAFYIEGSKKILIDPFLNGNPQAAAKPEDFRDVDLILVTHAHGDHLGDAGEIAKLSGAKVVAMYDIANYISEKYRGVETVGMNYGPTEVDGVKIVQVPAWHSSSDGKYSIGNACGYIVEIDGVKIYHAGDTFVFKDMELFAELYGPIDVALLPIGGHFTMGPKEAAKAVELLKPKYVVPMHYNTWPPIAADPEEFKKLVGEKAKVVILKPGEELEL, via the coding sequence ATGGTGAAGGTGAAGTTCCTGGGGCATGCTGCGTTTTACATTGAGGGAAGCAAGAAGATACTCATCGATCCATTCCTGAACGGCAACCCACAGGCCGCAGCAAAGCCCGAGGACTTTAGGGATGTTGACCTGATCTTAGTTACGCACGCCCACGGAGACCACCTTGGAGATGCAGGAGAGATAGCAAAGCTCAGCGGAGCGAAAGTAGTGGCAATGTACGACATAGCGAACTACATCAGCGAGAAGTACAGGGGAGTTGAGACCGTTGGAATGAACTATGGACCAACGGAGGTGGATGGCGTTAAGATAGTTCAGGTTCCAGCGTGGCACTCAAGCAGCGATGGAAAGTACAGCATAGGAAACGCCTGCGGCTACATAGTTGAGATCGATGGAGTAAAGATCTACCACGCTGGAGACACCTTCGTTTTCAAGGACATGGAGCTCTTCGCCGAGCTCTACGGGCCAATTGACGTTGCCTTACTTCCAATAGGCGGACACTTCACGATGGGTCCAAAGGAGGCCGCTAAGGCTGTAGAGTTGCTCAAGCCCAAGTATGTAGTCCCAATGCACTACAACACCTGGCCACCAATCGCCGCTGACCCGGAGGAGTTCAAGAAGTTGGTAGGAGAAAAGGCAAAGGTTGTTATACTCAAGCCTGGAGAGGAGTTAGAGCTTTAA